Proteins encoded together in one Stutzerimonas stutzeri window:
- a CDS encoding YdcH family protein: MFPEYRDLITRLKAENKTFARLFDEHNDLDQRVKNIEAHIVPGTDSEVENLKKQKLQLKDRLYDMLKEASVA; this comes from the coding sequence ATGTTTCCCGAGTACCGCGACCTGATCACTCGTCTCAAGGCGGAAAACAAGACCTTTGCCCGTCTGTTCGACGAGCACAACGACCTCGACCAGCGGGTGAAGAACATCGAGGCGCACATCGTGCCGGGCACCGACAGCGAGGTGGAAAACCTGAAGAAGCAGAAGCTGCAGCTCAAGGATCGCCTCTACGACATGCTCAAGGAGGCATCCGTCGCCTGA